The Raphanus sativus cultivar WK10039 chromosome 2, ASM80110v3, whole genome shotgun sequence genome includes a region encoding these proteins:
- the LOC108827392 gene encoding uncharacterized protein LOC108827392, with the protein MNFRGGCCIARYGGSGGGGGAYDMSKVDRIMLRYRPIAPRPDSGGSSSPPLDSVSPKSRRGKRKYSKENSSSSSGGGGSVNSNGNSRRCKRRRNEEAKNGSEIVTLPLLPETPERKKPPRVLVPAAPELDASLSSLRFSFRDDERYETAKRGLDLTKGLLTGRTETVVSSSLLTVECLAEGEYELGRTDEEKKMNLERDTCPGFISDGLGRVIWTNGSYRDLVIGKGKAKCCSQMSVWLVMNEKQLLTKRTFTCRMRLQYTHGGNEVSSITLPCDGSKMNDGGFAWRLDVNAALFLGR; encoded by the coding sequence ATGAATTTCCGTGGAGGCTGTTGTATAGCGAGATACGGAggcagtggtggtggtggtggagcaTATGATATGTCAAAGGTGGATAGGATTATGCTCCGGTACCGTCCGATTGCTCCGAGACCAGATTCCGGCGGATCTTCTTCGCCGCCGTTGGATTCCGTATCACCCAAGTCGCGGAGAGGAAAGAGAAAATACTCGAAAGAGAACAGTAGCAGCAGCAGCGGTGGCGGCGGATCTGTTAACAGTAACGGCAACAGTAGACGGTGTAAGCGACGGAGAAACGAAGAGGCTAAGAACGGATCTGAGATTGTGACGTTGCCTCTTCTTCCCGAGACTCCCGAGAGGAAGAAACCGCCTAGGGTATTGGTGCCTGCTGCGCCGGAGTTAGATGCGTCGTTGTCGTCTCTGCGGTTTAGTTTCCGAGATGACGAACGTTATGAAACGGCGAAGAGGGGTTTAGATCTGACGAAGGGGTTACTAACGGGGAGAACGGAAACGGTTGTGTCGTCATCGTTGTTAACGGTAGAGTGCTTAGCAGAGGGGGAGTACGAGTTAGGGCGTACGGacgaagagaagaagatgaatctgGAGCGAGACACGTGTCCTGGTTTTATATCTGACGGTTTAGGGAGAGTTATTTGGACGAATGGTTCGTACAGAGATTTGGTGATTGGGAAGGGGAAGGCCAAGTGTTGTAGTCAGATGAGTGTGTGGCTGGTGATGAACGAGAAGCAATTGCTAACGAAACGGACGTTCACATGTCGAATGAGACTGCAGTACACGCATGGTGGTAATGAAGTGAGTTCGATTACTTTGCCTTGTGATGGTTCGAAGATGAATGATGGTGGCTTTGCGTGGCGACTTGATGTTAACGCTGCACTTTTTCTTGGACGGTGA